The following are encoded together in the Roseobacter denitrificans OCh 114 genome:
- a CDS encoding thermonuclease family protein: protein MLTAMAVCTGASSAVAGTVGVIRVIDGDTLDVGGTRVRLHGIDAPEADQTCTTTGGEIWRCGAWVSQTVTARFGGKTARCVSIDTDRYGRMVARCNVDGQDIAANLVTEGLAFSYRRYSDAYTGMERAAASRGAGLHSSRFQSPAEFRKSRSNADAPPDGACRIKGNISSDGTRIYHVPGQHHYDRTRIRTKQGERWFCSVAEARAAGWRAARR from the coding sequence ATGTTGACTGCAATGGCAGTCTGCACGGGTGCGTCGTCTGCGGTGGCGGGTACTGTGGGCGTGATCCGCGTGATTGACGGTGATACGCTGGATGTGGGCGGCACGCGTGTGCGTCTGCACGGGATCGACGCCCCCGAAGCGGATCAGACCTGCACCACGACGGGCGGTGAGATCTGGCGCTGCGGCGCTTGGGTCAGTCAAACCGTAACGGCGCGCTTTGGCGGAAAAACAGCGCGGTGCGTTTCGATAGATACCGACCGCTATGGCCGGATGGTGGCAAGATGCAACGTCGATGGACAGGACATCGCGGCAAATCTTGTGACAGAGGGTCTGGCATTCTCCTACAGGCGATACTCTGACGCATATACCGGCATGGAACGCGCCGCCGCATCACGTGGCGCAGGGCTTCATTCGAGCCGTTTCCAATCCCCGGCGGAGTTTCGCAAATCACGCTCGAACGCCGATGCGCCGCCGGACGGGGCGTGCCGGATCAAGGGCAACATCTCAAGCGATGGCACGCGCATCTATCATGTGCCGGGCCAGCATCATTATGACCGCACCCGTATTCGTACCAAACAGGGCGAGCGGTGGTTCTGTTCTGTGGCCGAGGCGCGCGCGGCGGGCTGGCGTGCCGCCCGCCGGTAA
- a CDS encoding helix-turn-helix domain-containing protein yields MATQKLYAGAKLRELRTRIGHTQKDFAAKLGVSLPYLNQMENNNRPVSTTVVLALAQEFGLDVTELSEGDSERLVSDMREALADPVFAETLPPLADLRLAASNAPTFAHAFLKLHRSYRQMQERLASLDEALGREDARATPSPWEEVRDFFHYCDNYIDAVDRAAERFATREGTYRNIRVAAVSTLGNSDVTVAFEETDRLRQYDAETKKLTLSRRAPAESQTFQLLLQVALVKQDALLEATLDLARFHTAEARAIAKIGLANYFAGAALMPYTKFQEVAAECRHDLEVLAGHFGASIEQVSHRLSTLQRPGAKGIPFFFVRVDQAGTITKRHSATRLQFARFGGACPLWNVHRAFELPGRFLRQLAETPDGVRYISLARDVTKPGGRFGAPVRRYAIALGCEVRHARDLVYADGMDLTTDHAFEPIGISCRICERSTCHQRAVPPLERQLKVDPNLRDVLPYSIG; encoded by the coding sequence ATGGCCACACAAAAACTATACGCGGGGGCCAAGCTGCGAGAGCTGCGCACCCGTATCGGCCATACGCAAAAGGACTTTGCCGCAAAGCTGGGCGTGTCTCTGCCCTATCTCAACCAGATGGAAAACAACAACCGGCCGGTGTCGACAACGGTTGTGCTGGCCTTGGCGCAGGAGTTCGGTCTGGATGTCACGGAACTCAGCGAGGGCGACAGCGAGCGGCTGGTCAGCGACATGCGCGAAGCATTGGCCGACCCGGTTTTTGCAGAAACCCTGCCGCCCCTCGCGGATTTGCGGCTCGCCGCGTCAAATGCGCCGACCTTTGCACATGCTTTCCTGAAACTGCACCGCAGCTACCGACAGATGCAGGAACGGCTGGCCTCACTGGATGAGGCATTGGGGCGCGAAGATGCGCGCGCCACTCCCAGTCCATGGGAAGAGGTGCGCGATTTCTTTCACTATTGCGACAATTACATCGACGCCGTGGATCGCGCCGCTGAGCGTTTTGCGACGCGGGAAGGGACCTATCGAAACATCCGCGTGGCCGCTGTCTCCACCCTCGGCAACAGCGATGTAACCGTCGCTTTTGAGGAAACGGACCGGCTCCGGCAGTATGACGCGGAAACCAAGAAGCTGACCCTGTCGCGCCGGGCCCCTGCAGAAAGCCAGACCTTTCAGTTGCTGCTGCAGGTGGCTCTGGTCAAACAGGACGCCCTGCTTGAGGCGACGCTCGACCTTGCCCGGTTCCACACCGCCGAGGCGCGCGCCATCGCCAAGATCGGACTTGCCAATTATTTCGCGGGTGCAGCGCTGATGCCCTACACGAAGTTCCAAGAGGTCGCCGCAGAGTGTCGGCATGACCTCGAAGTTCTGGCAGGGCATTTCGGCGCCTCGATCGAGCAGGTGTCGCATCGCCTCTCCACGCTGCAACGCCCCGGGGCCAAAGGTATCCCGTTCTTTTTCGTGCGGGTCGATCAGGCGGGCACGATCACGAAACGCCACTCCGCCACTCGCCTGCAATTCGCGCGGTTTGGGGGGGCCTGCCCTTTGTGGAATGTGCACCGTGCCTTTGAATTGCCCGGCCGCTTTCTGCGCCAACTGGCGGAAACACCAGATGGGGTACGCTACATCAGCCTGGCGCGTGATGTGACGAAACCCGGCGGGCGGTTCGGCGCGCCCGTGCGGCGCTATGCCATCGCGCTGGGGTGCGAGGTCCGTCATGCGCGCGATCTGGTCTACGCTGATGGTATGGATCTGACGACGGATCACGCCTTTGAACCGATTGGTATTTCCTGCCGGATTTGCGAGCGCAGCACCTGTCATCAACGCGCCGTGCCACCGCTGGAACGCCAGCTCAAGGTCGATCCGAACCTGCGGGATGTTCTGCCTTACAGCATCGGATAG
- a CDS encoding multidrug effflux MFS transporter encodes MSKLPAVRFFDRTTPPHISTLILLAGMSAIVMNMFLPSLPRMTAHFETDYGIMQLSVALYLGISGVLQLFLGPISDNFGRRPVILVGLAGFLLATLGCIYAPSVEVFLFFRMCQAVVAVAMVLSRAAVRDMFEQDKAASMIGYVTMGMAVVPMVSPMFGGILDQMFGWEANFWALFILGALMLWVAWADMGETAVKSGKTLTAQFAEYPELLTSPRFWGYSLAAGFCSGAFFAYLGGGPFVGSVVFGMTPFWVGIFFGAPAIGYFFGNMFTGMFAQRVGINTLILIGALINAAGVALSLLIFLLGAGSPISFFGLMTFVGLGNGLVIPNATAGMLSVRPHLAGTASGLGGAIMIGGGAALSALAGATLNEATGAFPLLYIMLATALAAVASIMAVYARERRLTRQNSPF; translated from the coding sequence ATGTCTAAACTACCCGCCGTTCGTTTCTTTGATCGGACTACACCCCCGCACATTTCGACGCTGATCCTGCTGGCAGGCATGTCCGCGATTGTCATGAACATGTTCCTGCCAAGTCTGCCGCGCATGACCGCGCATTTTGAAACGGATTACGGGATCATGCAGCTTTCGGTGGCGCTCTATCTCGGCATCAGCGGGGTGTTGCAGCTGTTTCTGGGGCCGATCTCGGATAACTTCGGGCGCCGGCCGGTCATTCTGGTCGGTCTGGCCGGCTTTCTTCTCGCCACGCTGGGCTGCATTTATGCGCCATCGGTCGAGGTGTTCCTGTTCTTTCGCATGTGTCAGGCCGTGGTCGCTGTGGCGATGGTGCTGAGCCGTGCGGCCGTGCGCGACATGTTCGAACAGGACAAGGCAGCCTCCATGATCGGCTATGTCACGATGGGCATGGCGGTGGTGCCCATGGTCAGCCCGATGTTTGGCGGAATTCTGGATCAGATGTTTGGATGGGAGGCTAATTTCTGGGCCCTTTTCATTCTCGGTGCGCTCATGCTCTGGGTGGCATGGGCGGATATGGGAGAAACGGCCGTCAAGAGCGGCAAGACCCTGACCGCGCAATTCGCCGAATACCCCGAACTCCTCACCTCCCCGCGGTTCTGGGGCTATTCGCTGGCGGCGGGTTTTTGTTCAGGCGCGTTTTTCGCCTATCTGGGCGGCGGGCCTTTCGTGGGCTCCGTGGTCTTCGGCATGACACCCTTCTGGGTCGGGATTTTCTTTGGCGCGCCTGCAATCGGGTATTTCTTTGGCAATATGTTCACCGGAATGTTCGCGCAACGCGTCGGGATCAACACGCTGATCCTGATCGGTGCCTTGATCAATGCCGCGGGCGTGGCGCTGTCTTTGCTAATCTTCCTCCTCGGCGCGGGCAGCCCGATCAGCTTTTTTGGCCTGATGACATTCGTCGGCTTGGGCAACGGCCTTGTGATCCCGAATGCGACCGCCGGCATGCTGTCGGTGCGCCCGCATCTGGCAGGCACGGCCTCCGGCCTTGGCGGGGCCATCATGATCGGCGGCGGTGCGGCATTGAGCGCACTGGCAGGCGCGACCCTGAACGAAGCCACAGGCGCATTTCCGCTGCTTTACATCATGCTTGCGACGGCCCTCGCGGCAGTTGCGTCGATCATGGCAGTCTATGCACGCGAACGCCGCCTGACGCGCCAGAACAGCCCGTTTTAA